The following coding sequences lie in one Chelonia mydas isolate rCheMyd1 chromosome 6, rCheMyd1.pri.v2, whole genome shotgun sequence genomic window:
- the BDKRB2 gene encoding B2 bradykinin receptor: MDSITAENVSSGMTTWKLGTNQSFSHNTSENSSSSTCIILDAWDWLYTFQPVFLWVIFVLGVIENGFVLSVLCFHKSRCTVAEIYLANLAVSDLMLVCGLPFWAINISNQFKWPFGTFLCKVVNAIIYMNFYSSIYFLMMVSIDRYLALVKTMSLGRMRRGTCAKWNSLIIWVSALLICSPALVFRSVSYVEEIKGRACILHYPSTHWTIATNIVLNTVGFLIPLCVITYCTIQIIKALRDNKIQRLTELQTEKRATILVLAVLLLFIICWLPFQITTFIDILIQVGIISDCITTEVSELVTQVATYCAYSNSCLNPVLYVIVGKHFRKKSKELYKGCLPRICTKSESIQMENSLDTLRTSISIECPKKRSASSLAR; the protein is encoded by the coding sequence ATGGATTCCATCACAGCAGAAAATGTTTCCAGTGGTATGACTACCTGGAAGCTTGGAACCAATCAgtctttttcacacaacacatcagaaaacagcagcagctctaCCTGCATTATATTGGATGCATGGGATTGGTTATATACATTTCAGCCTGTGTTTCTCTGGGTCATTTTTGTCTTGGGAGTGATAGAGAATGGCTTTGTCCTCAGTGTTTTGTGTTTCCACAAGAGTCGCTGCACGGTGGCTGAAATTTACCTGGCAAACCTGGCAGTTTCCGACTTGATGTTAGTTTGCGGTTTACCTTTCTGGGCCATTAATATCAGTAATCAGTTTAAGTGGCCTTTTGGCACTTTCCTTTGCAAGGTTGTCAATGCAATCATCTACATGAACTTTTATTCTAGCATTTATTTTTTGATGATGGTGAGCATCGATCGCTACCTGGCCCTGGTGAAAACCATGTCTCTTGGACGTATGCGACGAGGTACATGTGCCAAATGGAATAGCCTTATCATCTGGGTGTCTGCATTGCTCATATGTTCTCCTGCTCTAGTGTTCAGGTCTGTCAGTTATGTGGAAGAAATCAAGGGCAGAGCCTGCATTCTTCATTATCCATCCACACACTGGACAATTGCAACAAACATTGTGCTGAATACTGTGGGCTTTTTGATCCCACTCTGTGTAATTACCTATTGTACTATTCAAATAATCAAAGCCTTACGAGACAACAAAATACAAAGACTCACAGAACTCCAAACTGAGAAGAGAGCCACCATCTTGGTCCTTGCTGTCCTTTTGCTGTTTATCATTTGCTGGCTTCCTTTCCAGATCACCACATTCATTGACATATTAATTCAGGTCGGCATCATTTCTGACTGCATTACTACAGAGGTCAGTGAATTGGTGACCCAGGTAGCTACATACTGTGCTTATAGCAACAGCTGCCTTAATCCAGTATTGTATGTCATTGTAGGCAAGCATTTCAGAAAGAAATCCAAAGAACTCTACAAAGGCTGCCTGCCTAGGATATGCACCAAATCAGAGTCCATCCAGATGGAGAATTCTTTGGACACTCTTAGAACATCCATTTCGATTGAATGCCCAAAGAAAAGGTCTGCTTCTTCATTAGCACGATAG